In [Leptolyngbya] sp. PCC 7376, a genomic segment contains:
- a CDS encoding cation:proton antiporter gives MPYFQSFLLNAPAGEAVEPSMVLASVLLSLVIIYFASKVGGELCARINLPPVLGELVGGVLVGISAFGLLVFPEGGVQASDSLLMKFLEMTAGLSPDAAPALFSTQSEIISVLAELGVIILLFEIGLESDLQELIKVGPQAAVVAVVGVVAPFAAGTAGLVLLFGINTIPAIFAGAALTATSIGITAKVLAELGQLATKEGQIIIGAAVLDDVLGIIVLAVVASLAKTGEVEIVSTIWLIVSAGTFLIGAIIVGRLLSPLFVSLVDGMKTRGQLLTVSIVFAFVLSYIATVIQLEAILGAFAAGLILAETSKRGELEEQVLPIADLFVPIFFVCVGAKTDLSVLNPAVPSNREGLVIAAFLIVVAIVGKVITGFTVFGQDKLNKIAIGVGMIPRGEVGLVFAGVGSASGALSESTEAAIIMMVILTTFVAPPLLRVAFKEPEAVAESNQG, from the coding sequence ATGCCGTATTTTCAATCTTTTCTCCTCAATGCCCCGGCAGGGGAAGCCGTCGAGCCGTCAATGGTTCTGGCCTCAGTCTTGCTCAGTTTGGTGATTATTTATTTCGCGAGTAAAGTCGGCGGAGAATTATGTGCTCGTATTAACCTGCCGCCAGTTTTAGGAGAACTTGTCGGTGGTGTGCTTGTTGGTATTTCAGCCTTTGGATTACTCGTGTTTCCTGAGGGAGGTGTGCAAGCTTCCGATTCTTTGTTGATGAAATTTTTGGAGATGACTGCTGGTTTAAGTCCAGATGCAGCTCCAGCTTTATTTTCTACCCAGAGTGAAATAATTTCGGTTTTAGCAGAATTGGGTGTGATTATTCTCTTGTTTGAAATTGGACTAGAATCCGATTTACAGGAGTTGATCAAAGTTGGGCCACAGGCAGCAGTGGTCGCAGTAGTTGGGGTTGTCGCACCCTTCGCCGCAGGTACAGCCGGTCTAGTCTTGCTTTTTGGAATTAATACGATTCCCGCAATTTTTGCAGGGGCAGCATTAACGGCAACCAGTATTGGGATTACGGCGAAGGTGTTGGCGGAATTGGGTCAGCTGGCGACAAAAGAAGGTCAAATTATTATTGGTGCGGCGGTACTAGACGATGTCCTTGGCATTATCGTTTTAGCCGTTGTTGCAAGTTTGGCTAAAACGGGTGAAGTCGAGATTGTCAGTACAATTTGGTTAATCGTGAGCGCGGGTACATTTCTTATTGGCGCCATTATTGTGGGACGTTTGTTGAGTCCTTTGTTTGTCAGCCTTGTGGATGGGATGAAAACGCGAGGTCAACTACTCACTGTTTCGATTGTGTTCGCGTTTGTGTTGTCTTATATCGCTACAGTGATTCAGCTCGAAGCAATTTTAGGTGCGTTTGCTGCAGGTCTGATTTTGGCGGAAACGAGTAAACGAGGTGAATTAGAAGAGCAAGTTTTACCGATCGCTGATTTGTTTGTCCCAATTTTCTTTGTCTGTGTCGGTGCGAAAACAGATTTAAGTGTATTAAACCCTGCTGTACCTTCTAACCGTGAAGGTCTTGTCATTGCCGCATTTTTAATTGTTGTGGCGATCGTTGGTAAGGTGATTACTGGTTTTACCGTCTTTGGTCAAGACAAGCTCAACAAAATTGCTATTGGTGTTGGCATGATTCCCCGGGGTGAAGTGGGCCTCGTTTTTGCTGGGGTTGGCTCTGCCAGTGGCGCCCTTTCAGAATCTACCGAAGCGGCAATTATTATGATGGTAATCTTGACAACTTTTGTTGCACCACCGCTACTCCGCGTAGCTTTTAAAGAGCCAGAAGCTGTCGCCGAATCCAACCAAGGATAA
- a CDS encoding N-acetylmuramoyl-L-alanine amidase, with product MKFFWFCLTLLTLSAWQLPAWAGQLIFWEFNEQRRELQFRTNSGVQPQAQLIPDPSRLVIDLPGTTLARPLLNRSYGGKIRTIRLGQFTPDTARLVVELEPGYTLDPSAIKFEGRSPSDWTVSLPEPQRITSTQTPQSVTGGQTTTTTAQVEDSFFGDRFQVTQGGFYLSLDGTTEGKIETEQDGDRLEFTLKDLQLPQDLLGQTVSVNRYRVDKITFEQSRNNEAKISLELDDNSPEWRALYSSYGGGGLVFFPVGGTTNLSGSGTRSVTVPEQTVQTSSEELATVESVELANNGSQLVVRGSDRLQASGGWNRNDGVYQIRVENAELAQPVRGPELSATSPVSRISMRQETSTSVLIQIEPALGVQIGELNQPGDRFLALELNRLRNFDNNANNPVFVPPAQNTDNPPAFNPPRSSVVVMIDPGHGGKDPGAVGIGGLQEKRVILPISQEVAQILQENGVGVRMTRDTDYFVSLAGRTQLANNANADLFVSIHANAISLSRPEVNGLEVYYYQSGKKLAQTIHRNILGQIRMRDRGVRTARFYVLRHTAMPSVLVEVGFVTGREDAPNLSSPAFRSRMAKAIADGILEYIQTNNL from the coding sequence GTGAAATTCTTTTGGTTCTGCTTAACATTGCTCACCCTTTCGGCATGGCAGCTCCCAGCTTGGGCTGGTCAACTGATTTTTTGGGAGTTTAATGAGCAGCGTCGTGAACTACAATTTCGGACAAATTCGGGTGTGCAACCGCAAGCTCAGCTCATTCCAGATCCGAGTCGCTTGGTGATCGATTTACCGGGCACAACGTTAGCTCGTCCGCTACTTAACCGTAGTTATGGCGGCAAAATTCGGACAATTCGTTTGGGTCAATTTACACCGGATACAGCCCGCTTAGTTGTGGAGCTGGAGCCGGGTTATACGCTTGATCCGAGTGCGATTAAGTTTGAAGGGCGATCGCCGAGTGATTGGACAGTTAGTCTGCCAGAACCGCAACGCATTACTTCTACCCAAACTCCTCAGTCTGTCACTGGTGGCCAAACGACAACCACAACGGCACAGGTAGAAGATAGTTTTTTTGGCGATCGCTTCCAAGTTACCCAAGGGGGATTTTATTTAAGTCTTGACGGCACGACGGAAGGCAAAATCGAAACAGAACAGGATGGCGATCGCCTCGAATTCACGCTCAAGGATTTGCAGCTGCCCCAAGACTTACTGGGTCAGACGGTGTCAGTAAATCGATATAGAGTCGATAAAATCACCTTTGAACAATCCCGTAATAACGAAGCAAAGATTTCTCTTGAACTCGATGACAATAGCCCCGAATGGCGTGCACTGTATAGTTCCTATGGCGGTGGTGGCTTAGTCTTTTTCCCCGTTGGTGGTACCACAAATCTCAGTGGTTCAGGCACAAGATCTGTAACCGTACCAGAACAAACGGTCCAAACCTCTTCCGAGGAATTGGCGACAGTTGAATCAGTGGAGCTAGCAAATAATGGCTCGCAATTAGTGGTGCGGGGAAGTGATCGCCTCCAAGCATCGGGCGGCTGGAATCGTAACGATGGCGTTTACCAGATCCGTGTCGAAAATGCAGAACTTGCTCAACCTGTTCGTGGCCCAGAATTGAGTGCGACAAGCCCTGTGTCACGCATTTCTATGCGTCAGGAAACCAGCACCAGCGTTTTAATTCAAATTGAACCAGCTCTCGGTGTGCAAATTGGCGAGTTGAATCAGCCTGGCGATCGCTTCCTTGCCCTCGAACTCAACCGCCTACGGAACTTCGATAACAATGCGAATAACCCCGTGTTTGTGCCCCCAGCCCAAAATACAGACAATCCACCAGCCTTTAATCCGCCGCGCAGCAGTGTCGTCGTCATGATTGACCCCGGCCACGGCGGTAAAGACCCTGGTGCTGTGGGGATTGGTGGGCTACAAGAAAAAAGGGTGATTTTGCCAATTTCCCAGGAAGTAGCCCAAATTTTGCAAGAAAATGGTGTAGGTGTACGCATGACGCGAGATACCGACTATTTTGTTAGTCTTGCTGGTCGTACCCAGCTTGCAAATAATGCCAATGCCGATTTATTTGTCAGTATCCATGCCAACGCCATTAGCTTGAGTCGTCCTGAAGTTAATGGTCTAGAAGTCTACTATTATCAGTCCGGTAAAAAATTAGCCCAAACGATCCATCGCAATATTCTTGGTCAAATTCGGATGCGTGATCGCGGTGTGAGAACAGCTCGTTTTTATGTTTTACGCCACACTGCAATGCCCTCCGTTCTCGTCGAAGTCGGATTTGTCACTGGCCGAGAAGATGCCCCCAATCTTAGTAGTCCAGCCTTCCGCAGTCGTATGGCTAAGGCGATCGCCGATGGAATTTTAGAATATATCCAGACCAACAACCTCTAA